In Cryptomeria japonica chromosome 10, Sugi_1.0, whole genome shotgun sequence, a genomic segment contains:
- the LOC131072570 gene encoding uncharacterized protein LOC131072570, protein MEELCMDYLLAPLAKDEELAELSVSLEKLETVILKIDARQEDLKTYATLLDCILRGAPLLKTIEVLMYYDFDDSERKNDLGFANGFIQLQRLFPQVKMSSESIDF, encoded by the exons ATGGAAGAGTTGTGCATGGACTATCTATTAGCACCACTTGCAAAG GATGAGGAATTGGCAGAGTTGAGTGTGTCACTTGAAAAGTTGGAGACAGTAATATTGAAAATTGATGCACGTCAGGAAGATCTTAAAACTTATGCAACATTGTTGGATTGCATTCTGAGAGGCGCTCCTTTGTTGAAAACAATCGAAGTATTAATGTATTACGACTTTGATGATTCCGAAAGAAAAAATGATCTTGGATTTGCAAATGGTTTTATACAGCTTCAAAGGTTATTTCCACAAGTTAAAATGTCAAGTGAGAGTATTGATTTCTAG